In Chitinibacter sp. SCUT-21, a single genomic region encodes these proteins:
- a CDS encoding acetyl-CoA C-acetyltransferase — protein sequence MTDVVIVAAGRTALGNFSGGLAKVSAPELGATVIRALLEKTGVKPEQVSEVILGNVLTAGLGQNPARQAVRRAGLPDAVPGLTINQVCGSGLKAVALGVQAILAGDAEIVIAGGQENMSASPHLLNGSRDGFRMGNASLVDSMVYDGLTDAYNNYHMGVTAENIAKKYAISREEQDALALASQQKAAAAQAAGRFNDEIIPVVIPQKKGDPVVFEQDEFIKPSTTAESLAKLRPAFDKEGTVTAGNASGINDGAAAVLLMSREKAKELGLTVLASVKASASTGLDPTIMGMGPVSATQKALAKAGWSIEELDLIEANEAFAAQALGVARELQWDLNKVNVNGGAIALGHPIGASGCRVLVTLIHEMVRRDAKKGLATLCIGGGMGVALCVER from the coding sequence ATGACAGATGTAGTGATTGTTGCCGCAGGTCGTACTGCTTTGGGTAATTTCTCAGGCGGTTTGGCTAAAGTTTCTGCGCCAGAATTGGGCGCGACCGTGATTCGTGCATTGTTAGAAAAAACAGGCGTGAAACCCGAGCAAGTATCTGAAGTGATTTTAGGTAATGTCTTGACTGCAGGTTTGGGGCAAAACCCAGCTCGTCAGGCCGTGCGTCGTGCCGGTTTGCCTGATGCTGTGCCTGGTTTAACCATCAATCAAGTGTGTGGTTCTGGTTTGAAAGCTGTGGCCTTAGGTGTTCAAGCTATTTTGGCGGGAGATGCTGAAATTGTCATTGCTGGTGGCCAAGAGAATATGTCGGCTAGCCCACATCTATTGAATGGTAGCCGTGATGGTTTCCGCATGGGTAATGCTAGCCTTGTCGATAGCATGGTGTACGATGGTTTGACCGATGCTTATAACAACTATCACATGGGTGTGACAGCAGAGAATATCGCTAAAAAATATGCAATCTCTCGTGAAGAGCAAGATGCGCTGGCCTTGGCTTCTCAGCAAAAAGCCGCCGCAGCCCAAGCAGCAGGCCGTTTTAATGATGAAATTATCCCTGTTGTGATCCCACAGAAGAAAGGCGACCCAGTTGTATTTGAGCAAGATGAATTTATTAAGCCAAGCACAACGGCTGAATCACTCGCCAAACTTCGCCCAGCTTTTGACAAAGAAGGCACCGTAACAGCAGGGAATGCATCGGGTATCAATGACGGCGCTGCAGCGGTGCTATTAATGAGCCGTGAAAAAGCCAAAGAGTTGGGTTTAACCGTGTTGGCGAGTGTAAAAGCCTCTGCAAGTACAGGTCTTGATCCCACGATTATGGGTATGGGCCCGGTATCTGCGACACAAAAAGCCTTGGCTAAAGCAGGCTGGTCAATTGAAGAACTCGATTTGATTGAGGCGAATGAAGCATTTGCTGCGCAAGCCTTGGGCGTAGCGCGAGAATTGCAGTGGGATCTGAATAAGGTTAACGTCAATGGTGGCGCAATTGCTTTGGGTCATCCAATTGGTGCTTCAGGTTGCCGTGTGCTGGTGACCTTGATTCACGAAATGGTACGTCGCGATGCAAAGAAAGGTTTGGCGACGCTGTGTATCGGTGGGGGTATGGGTGTAGCGTTGTGTGTTGAACGCTAA
- a CDS encoding MBL fold metallo-hydrolase codes for MKQVQPNVEAFYDPATFTISYLVYDERGGSAAIIDPVLDYDPKAARTSTHNADQIVSRVSELALKLEWILETHAHADHLSAAAYLQEKLGGQIAIGHGIDQVQKIFKPLFGMEAQFATDGRQFDKLFNDGEQWSIGKLSATVIAVPGHTPADVAYLIGDALFLGDTLFMPDVGSARCDFPGGSAANLYDSVHKLYQLPDQTRTFACHDYPPADRAEPKWESTIAEQKQHNIHLNQRISKQDFIALREARDATLAMPVLIMPSIQVNVRAGHLPPPEADGRQYLKLPLNTL; via the coding sequence ATGAAGCAAGTTCAACCCAATGTCGAAGCGTTCTATGATCCGGCCACTTTTACCATTTCATATTTGGTTTATGACGAACGAGGCGGATCGGCGGCCATTATTGACCCTGTACTTGATTACGACCCCAAGGCCGCGCGTACGAGTACGCACAATGCGGATCAAATTGTGTCGCGCGTAAGCGAGTTGGCATTAAAGCTGGAATGGATTTTGGAAACGCATGCGCATGCTGATCATTTATCGGCTGCGGCTTATTTGCAAGAAAAACTGGGTGGCCAAATTGCCATTGGACATGGCATCGATCAAGTGCAAAAAATCTTTAAGCCCCTATTTGGCATGGAGGCGCAGTTTGCTACTGACGGCCGCCAATTCGATAAATTATTTAATGATGGCGAACAGTGGAGTATAGGTAAATTAAGCGCTACAGTAATTGCCGTTCCTGGGCATACCCCTGCTGATGTTGCGTACTTAATTGGCGATGCGCTATTTTTGGGGGATACTTTGTTTATGCCTGATGTTGGTTCTGCGCGGTGTGATTTTCCTGGGGGCAGCGCTGCTAATTTGTATGATTCGGTGCATAAACTTTATCAGCTACCGGATCAGACTCGTACCTTTGCTTGTCATGATTATCCGCCCGCGGATCGCGCTGAGCCAAAGTGGGAATCAACAATTGCTGAGCAGAAGCAACATAATATTCATCTGAATCAGAGAATCAGCAAACAAGATTTCATTGCGTTGCGGGAAGCGCGTGATGCCACATTGGCTATGCCTGTGCTGATTATGCCGTCCATTCAAGTGAATGTCCGTGCGGGGCACTTGCCACCGCCGGAGGCTGACGGTCGGCAATATTTGAAATTACCATTGAATACTTTGTGA
- a CDS encoding DUF2892 domain-containing protein, with the protein MSNVGGVDRILRITVGVVLLVLAVLNVLGPWAYLGIVPLLTGLIRYCPLYKLIGLNTCPIQKK; encoded by the coding sequence ATGAGTAATGTTGGTGGCGTTGATCGCATATTACGTATCACTGTGGGTGTGGTGTTGCTGGTGCTTGCGGTCCTTAATGTCTTGGGGCCGTGGGCATATTTAGGAATTGTGCCTTTGCTAACTGGCTTAATTCGGTATTGTCCTTTGTATAAACTTATTGGGCTTAATACATGCCCAATTCAGAAAAAATAA
- the rlmM gene encoding 23S rRNA (cytidine(2498)-2'-O)-methyltransferase RlmM: MSDIITATPKALLVYCRPGFEPDCAEEIADNAMCDGTFERGDGWIVFTPKDKNPKALTSLVNKQLIFPRQTLLVHDRLTLGGKDRLTPIVTALKEINSAFSDVWLEYPDTNDGKSLSSFCRKFGDYVAKAAAEHDWLQPQRVRNRLHLFFPQQNEVFIASRPARDTDWVNGIPRLRMPVDAPSRSTLKLLEAILVLVENPESKLREGMSAVDLGAAPGGWTYQLVSRGLKVFAIDNGPMKGSMDGHHQVKHIRDDGFKFRPKNPVDWLVCDMVEQPIRVAELIAKWVSAGNARRAIFNLKLPMKKRYLEVQKCFALIEAKLDKAEMPCKITAKHLYHDREEITVYLTVAKD; this comes from the coding sequence ATGTCCGACATCATTACTGCCACACCCAAAGCGCTTCTGGTCTATTGCCGTCCCGGGTTTGAACCCGATTGCGCAGAAGAAATAGCCGATAACGCAATGTGCGATGGCACTTTTGAACGCGGCGATGGCTGGATTGTTTTTACGCCCAAAGATAAAAACCCCAAAGCACTGACCAGCTTAGTGAATAAGCAGCTGATTTTTCCGCGTCAAACTTTGCTAGTTCACGATCGACTAACCTTAGGTGGCAAAGATCGCCTAACACCGATTGTTACTGCATTAAAAGAAATCAACTCGGCATTTAGCGACGTTTGGCTGGAATATCCAGATACGAACGATGGCAAATCACTGTCGAGTTTCTGCCGCAAATTTGGTGATTACGTTGCTAAAGCGGCGGCAGAGCATGATTGGCTGCAGCCACAGCGCGTGCGCAATCGTCTCCACTTGTTTTTCCCGCAACAAAACGAAGTGTTTATTGCCTCCCGCCCAGCGCGCGACACCGATTGGGTCAATGGCATTCCGCGCTTACGCATGCCGGTCGATGCCCCAAGCCGCTCCACGCTAAAATTACTCGAAGCGATTTTGGTGCTGGTTGAAAATCCAGAATCTAAACTACGTGAAGGTATGAGCGCTGTTGATTTGGGCGCTGCGCCAGGCGGCTGGACTTACCAATTGGTGAGCCGCGGCCTGAAAGTTTTTGCGATCGACAACGGCCCAATGAAAGGTAGTATGGATGGCCACCATCAGGTTAAACACATTCGCGACGATGGCTTTAAGTTCCGCCCCAAAAACCCTGTTGACTGGCTGGTTTGCGATATGGTTGAGCAGCCGATTCGGGTTGCTGAGCTGATTGCTAAATGGGTGTCTGCAGGTAACGCACGTCGCGCAATCTTCAATCTGAAATTACCAATGAAAAAACGCTATTTGGAAGTGCAAAAATGTTTTGCATTGATTGAGGCCAAACTCGACAAAGCTGAAATGCCGTGCAAAATTACAGCCAAACACCTCTACCACGATCGCGAAGAGATCACCGTGTACTTGACGGTAGCAAAAGACTAA
- a CDS encoding HAMP domain-containing histidine kinase, protein MRRIRNHLNLISVLILTAALTISGAVSYLHTQERLEAELRDYQSRMKQRMETVVPGVLWNFDDIQLARILDAEMSYPGISGIEIYNGDSFLDGRIRNKDGEISKISNPTLGKDAKSFPLNYSGAENQKTLGHVHFMTNRNTIVQQLRSQVIEKLIEILILDALVVFALSRTLQRIVIRPLALLRERLNQIAERDDSHKDIDLPRSTYVEIDEVSVSYNRIAHRLQDDVINLVRTESEMRQAKEDAEVALSQLRETQKSLVQSEKMASLGSLVAGIAHEINTPVGIILTSASVLHDESGKFHQLVEAGQIKKSDAINYAETAEQSSALILSNASRAADLIQSFKRVAVDQTSEVRRDFELQTYLNEVMTSLRPLLKHSTVNILIDCPKPIKMDSFPGAVSQILTNLLNNAVLHAFDKNDAFDIDKENNITIAAEQDGDWVWLNVSDNGTGIPANIVDKIFDPFFTTKRAKGGSGLGLNIVFNLVTQTLGGQIKVYSELGHGTRFEIHLPCRVP, encoded by the coding sequence ATGCGCCGAATTCGAAATCATTTAAATTTAATCTCTGTACTAATTCTCACCGCAGCGCTCACCATTTCGGGCGCCGTTTCCTATTTGCACACGCAAGAACGACTCGAAGCAGAACTGCGAGACTACCAAAGCCGCATGAAACAGCGGATGGAAACAGTCGTTCCTGGTGTTTTGTGGAATTTCGACGACATTCAGCTCGCTCGCATTCTAGATGCTGAAATGAGTTACCCCGGAATTAGTGGCATCGAAATTTATAATGGCGACTCATTTCTTGACGGACGTATTCGAAACAAGGACGGTGAAATCAGCAAAATAAGCAACCCAACCCTTGGCAAAGATGCAAAATCTTTCCCGCTCAATTACAGCGGCGCTGAAAATCAAAAAACGCTTGGCCATGTCCATTTCATGACCAACCGCAACACCATTGTGCAGCAACTACGCAGTCAAGTAATCGAGAAGCTGATCGAAATTTTAATTTTAGATGCTCTGGTCGTGTTTGCACTGTCGCGCACATTGCAGCGTATTGTGATCCGCCCGTTGGCACTATTACGCGAAAGGCTTAATCAAATTGCCGAACGCGACGATAGCCACAAAGACATCGACTTACCGCGTAGCACCTATGTAGAAATCGATGAAGTCTCAGTCAGCTACAATCGAATTGCGCATCGTCTACAGGATGATGTGATTAATTTAGTACGGACCGAGAGTGAAATGCGTCAAGCAAAAGAAGACGCTGAGGTCGCCTTGAGTCAATTGCGAGAAACTCAAAAAAGTTTGGTGCAATCAGAAAAAATGGCATCTCTGGGTAGCCTGGTCGCTGGGATTGCCCACGAAATCAACACCCCTGTCGGTATTATTTTAACCAGTGCCTCAGTGCTGCACGATGAGTCTGGCAAATTTCATCAGCTGGTAGAGGCTGGGCAAATCAAAAAATCTGACGCCATTAATTATGCCGAAACCGCAGAACAGTCTTCAGCCCTGATTCTCAGTAATGCCTCGCGCGCTGCAGACTTAATTCAAAGCTTCAAGCGGGTAGCCGTCGATCAAACTTCAGAAGTGAGGCGCGATTTTGAGTTACAAACTTATCTGAATGAAGTCATGACGAGTCTGCGTCCATTACTAAAACACTCGACCGTGAACATTCTTATCGATTGCCCCAAGCCAATAAAAATGGATAGTTTCCCCGGCGCAGTATCACAAATTTTAACGAATCTGCTGAACAATGCGGTCTTGCACGCATTTGACAAAAACGATGCCTTTGATATCGACAAGGAAAATAATATTACCATTGCAGCCGAACAAGACGGCGATTGGGTGTGGCTGAATGTCAGCGATAATGGGACGGGTATACCCGCGAATATTGTCGATAAAATTTTCGACCCCTTCTTCACCACCAAACGCGCCAAAGGGGGCAGCGGCTTGGGGCTTAATATTGTATTTAATTTGGTCACGCAAACCTTAGGTGGGCAAATTAAAGTTTATTCTGAATTAGGCCACGGCACCCGATTTGAAATTCATCTACCCTGCCGTGTTCCATAA
- a CDS encoding YeeE/YedE thiosulfate transporter family protein, with the protein MQIDLANFTPLASLLGGALIGLAAGLLVLLAGRIAGIAGIIGGLISGAKDRSWRILFMLGLLVSPLAWSLVAPLPELKMVTSPFGLIVAGLLVGIGTRYANGCTSGHGICGLSRLSLRSLAAVLSFMATGFVTVFIIKHLI; encoded by the coding sequence ATGCAAATTGATCTTGCCAACTTTACCCCACTCGCCTCCTTACTCGGCGGAGCCCTCATTGGCCTAGCAGCAGGCTTACTCGTCTTGCTGGCTGGTCGAATTGCCGGCATTGCTGGCATTATCGGCGGGCTAATTTCAGGAGCCAAAGATCGCAGCTGGCGTATTTTATTTATGCTGGGCCTACTGGTTTCACCGCTGGCCTGGAGCCTTGTCGCACCATTACCCGAACTAAAAATGGTGACCTCGCCATTTGGCTTAATCGTAGCGGGTTTATTGGTCGGCATCGGCACGCGTTACGCCAATGGCTGCACCAGTGGCCATGGTATTTGTGGCTTGTCACGCCTCTCACTGCGCTCGCTCGCAGCGGTACTGTCGTTTATGGCCACAGGGTTTGTGACCGTATTTATCATTAAACACCTTATTTAA
- the phaC gene encoding class I poly(R)-hydroxyalkanoic acid synthase, which produces MLTHPAMQAFFDQLTQANRQWSEQWAKAIPVSEPNQHVTVLHELLHKFQQNQPELFGAHAAFYQQQMDLWLGLIGAKSGVKVVEAEKTDRRFNAPEWDTPIFDYIRQNYLLTSKWLLDQINSPQYDDATREKMSFFTRQYIDAMSPSNFAFTNPEVMKLALETKGESLQEGMKQLLADMQKGSITMTDESQFEVGKNLAVTPGEVIFENDLFQLIQYSPTTPQVYSRPLLVVPPCVNKYYIMDLQPANSMMAYIVSQGFTTFLVSWKSIEAHQGHLQWDDYIESGVIKAAEVVREISKAEKINVLSFCIGGELVSTAMPVMKARGLDWFESVTLMTVMLDHTDPGEIKHFIDWNIVRQREVQKEGVIGGKELARTFSALRSNDLIWNYVVNNYLKGKNPAPFDLLYWNSDSANLALPMHTFFLRNMYLENNLIKPNSFSLCGTPIDLTTINVPTYVFAAREDHIVPWQSAFATTKIFKGPIRFVLGASGHIAGAINPVSTNKRNYWVNDNVALNAEDWLLSAESRPGSWWQDWSAWLAPHSGEHVAAPKKLGNTKYKMIEAAPGRYVKAKVV; this is translated from the coding sequence GTGCTGACTCACCCCGCCATGCAAGCTTTTTTTGATCAATTAACGCAAGCCAATCGCCAATGGTCCGAGCAGTGGGCCAAGGCGATTCCTGTTTCCGAACCAAATCAGCATGTCACGGTGCTGCACGAACTGTTGCATAAATTCCAACAAAATCAGCCTGAGTTGTTTGGCGCCCATGCTGCGTTTTATCAGCAACAAATGGATTTATGGCTGGGTTTAATTGGTGCTAAGTCTGGGGTGAAGGTGGTTGAGGCAGAAAAAACTGACCGCCGCTTTAATGCGCCAGAATGGGATACGCCGATTTTTGACTATATTCGTCAAAACTATTTGCTGACATCAAAATGGCTACTCGATCAGATTAATTCGCCACAATATGACGATGCAACGCGCGAAAAAATGTCGTTCTTCACGCGACAATATATTGACGCGATGAGCCCTAGTAATTTTGCATTTACCAACCCCGAGGTAATGAAACTCGCACTAGAAACTAAAGGTGAGAGTTTGCAAGAAGGCATGAAGCAGTTGTTGGCTGACATGCAAAAAGGCTCAATCACGATGACTGATGAGAGCCAATTTGAAGTTGGAAAAAATCTCGCAGTCACACCGGGTGAAGTCATTTTTGAGAACGATTTGTTCCAGCTGATTCAATATTCGCCAACAACCCCCCAGGTGTATAGTCGTCCATTGTTAGTTGTGCCGCCGTGTGTAAACAAATACTACATTATGGATTTGCAACCTGCGAATTCCATGATGGCCTATATCGTCAGCCAAGGGTTTACTACTTTCTTGGTGTCGTGGAAGTCAATCGAAGCGCATCAAGGGCATTTGCAGTGGGACGATTACATTGAATCGGGCGTAATTAAAGCTGCCGAAGTGGTACGCGAAATTTCTAAAGCAGAAAAAATCAATGTATTGTCGTTTTGCATTGGTGGCGAGTTGGTTTCAACCGCCATGCCAGTGATGAAAGCGCGCGGCTTAGATTGGTTTGAGTCGGTTACCTTGATGACGGTGATGCTTGATCACACTGACCCTGGTGAAATTAAGCACTTTATCGATTGGAATATTGTTCGCCAGCGCGAAGTGCAGAAAGAGGGCGTGATTGGTGGCAAAGAGTTGGCGCGTACTTTCTCGGCGTTACGCTCAAATGATTTGATCTGGAATTATGTCGTTAATAATTACCTGAAGGGCAAAAACCCAGCGCCGTTTGATTTGTTGTACTGGAACAGCGATTCGGCCAATTTGGCTTTGCCGATGCACACCTTCTTCTTGCGCAATATGTATTTGGAAAATAATTTAATTAAACCAAATTCATTTAGCTTATGCGGCACGCCAATTGATCTTACGACGATTAACGTACCAACCTATGTGTTTGCTGCGCGCGAAGACCATATTGTTCCATGGCAATCAGCTTTTGCTACGACCAAAATCTTCAAAGGCCCCATCCGCTTTGTGTTGGGGGCTTCTGGTCATATTGCTGGCGCGATTAATCCAGTCTCGACCAATAAGCGCAATTATTGGGTCAATGATAATGTGGCTCTTAATGCCGAAGATTGGTTGCTATCGGCAGAGTCTCGCCCTGGCAGCTGGTGGCAGGATTGGTCGGCTTGGCTGGCTCCCCATTCTGGTGAGCACGTTGCGGCGCCTAAAAAGTTGGGAAACACCAAATACAAAATGATCGAGGCCGCACCAGGCCGCTATGTCAAAGCGAAAGTAGTCTAA
- the trxC gene encoding thioredoxin TrxC, protein MTMQIECPHCHAQNRLEATRLHEAPNCGACHQPLLSGAPIAATKESLPLILKNSKLPVVIDFWAPWCGPCQQFGPTFAAAAKEIAGKMLFVKVDTESQPELGNQFRVRSIPTLLVVEGNAELERVSGALSPGQFKAWLMQFL, encoded by the coding sequence ATGACGATGCAAATTGAATGTCCACATTGCCATGCGCAAAATCGCCTAGAAGCCACTCGCTTGCATGAAGCGCCGAACTGTGGGGCTTGCCATCAGCCATTGCTGAGTGGAGCGCCTATTGCCGCCACTAAAGAGTCGCTGCCTTTGATTTTAAAAAATAGCAAATTGCCTGTTGTGATTGATTTTTGGGCGCCATGGTGTGGCCCATGTCAGCAATTTGGGCCTACATTTGCTGCGGCGGCTAAAGAGATAGCTGGGAAGATGTTGTTTGTTAAGGTCGATACCGAATCGCAGCCTGAACTAGGTAATCAATTCAGGGTGCGTAGCATTCCAACGCTCCTGGTTGTGGAAGGTAATGCCGAATTGGAGCGAGTATCGGGGGCTTTGTCGCCTGGGCAATTTAAGGCGTGGCTGATGCAGTTTCTGTAA
- a CDS encoding YeeE/YedE family protein, whose protein sequence is MMKMNAIGFFTGLVFGLGLLLAGMANPAKVQGFLDLAGLWDPSLAFVMGGGIGVSVIFFTAAKRRSTTLATCEPMQLPNSSVIDKRLILGSAAFGIGWGIGGICPGPALVAVGTGSLGGVLFTAAMFAGMFIYERINKK, encoded by the coding sequence ATGATGAAAATGAATGCCATCGGCTTTTTTACCGGCCTAGTTTTCGGCCTAGGGCTATTGCTCGCGGGGATGGCCAATCCCGCTAAAGTACAAGGATTTTTAGACCTTGCTGGCCTATGGGATCCCAGCCTTGCTTTCGTGATGGGCGGCGGCATCGGAGTATCCGTCATCTTTTTCACGGCAGCCAAACGTCGCAGTACCACGCTGGCAACGTGTGAACCGATGCAATTACCCAATAGCAGCGTGATCGATAAGCGCTTGATTTTAGGCAGCGCTGCCTTTGGTATTGGCTGGGGCATTGGGGGTATCTGTCCAGGGCCCGCTCTGGTTGCTGTCGGTACAGGCTCACTGGGTGGGGTATTGTTTACCGCAGCCATGTTCGCTGGTATGTTTATTTACGAACGCATCAATAAGAAGTAA
- the pbpG gene encoding D-alanyl-D-alanine endopeptidase, translating to MSKFFRPLCALFICASLATTPALASKEVTEKSKTSLKKQTSSQSARSAKKPSNKVAKNSKSSKSKVTYTSRKKTSVKQNAIASARRDVQIARINASPINLASPGVQSAAAVVLNQQTGEVMYERNADNVIPIASITKLMTAMVVLDAKLPLNELISITHEDVDNLKNTSSRLAVGTTLTRGEMLLLALMSSENRAASALSHYYPGGRNNFIRKMNEKALQLGMTHTRFFDSTGLTPQNVATSRDLALMVKAAQRYPEIHQFSTSSEYNFVSNLTGNVMTYRNTNPLVKNPDWNIGVSKTGFINEAGRCIVMQATINNMPVVMVLMASNGKQTRIGDVQRVRRWIEETRTSTYRAG from the coding sequence ATGTCCAAGTTTTTTCGCCCTCTGTGCGCATTGTTTATCTGCGCATCGTTAGCGACCACCCCAGCACTTGCCTCAAAAGAAGTTACTGAAAAATCAAAAACTTCTTTAAAAAAACAGACTTCGAGTCAATCCGCTCGCAGCGCAAAAAAGCCCAGCAATAAAGTCGCCAAGAACAGCAAATCTTCCAAATCAAAAGTCACGTACACCAGCAGAAAAAAAACTTCGGTCAAACAAAATGCGATTGCCAGTGCGCGTCGTGATGTGCAAATCGCACGCATTAATGCCAGCCCAATTAATTTAGCCAGCCCAGGTGTGCAATCGGCTGCGGCCGTGGTATTAAACCAACAAACTGGCGAAGTTATGTATGAACGCAATGCGGATAACGTGATTCCAATTGCATCGATTACCAAATTAATGACCGCCATGGTCGTGCTTGATGCCAAACTGCCTCTCAATGAGTTGATTAGCATTACGCATGAAGACGTTGATAATCTAAAAAACACCAGCTCACGTCTCGCCGTTGGCACTACGCTCACGCGTGGTGAGATGCTACTTTTAGCATTGATGTCTTCAGAAAACCGCGCTGCCTCCGCGCTGAGCCACTACTACCCCGGCGGGCGCAACAATTTCATTCGTAAAATGAACGAAAAAGCACTACAGCTCGGCATGACTCACACCCGCTTTTTCGACTCAACTGGCCTCACCCCACAAAATGTCGCGACCTCACGTGATTTGGCGCTCATGGTCAAAGCTGCTCAACGCTACCCAGAAATTCATCAGTTTTCGACCTCGAGTGAGTACAACTTTGTTTCAAACCTTACCGGCAATGTGATGACATACCGTAATACCAATCCGCTGGTTAAAAATCCAGATTGGAATATTGGCGTATCCAAAACCGGTTTTATCAATGAGGCGGGCCGCTGTATTGTCATGCAGGCAACAATCAATAATATGCCAGTGGTCATGGTATTGATGGCATCCAATGGCAAGCAAACGCGTATTGGTGATGTGCAACGTGTTCGTCGCTGGATTGAGGAAACTCGCACCAGCACTTATCGTGCAGGTTAA
- a CDS encoding metalloregulator ArsR/SmtB family transcription factor, which produces MTELEMQAMRASAGQTTQLLKNLANEDRLLLLCQMVDGEKCVSDFEELLDIRQPTLSQQLGILRNAQLVNTRRDGKRIYYSLASDEVKQVLSLLYMLYCPIDLRSPSAKDVEHAN; this is translated from the coding sequence ATGACTGAACTCGAAATGCAGGCAATGCGCGCCTCAGCAGGACAGACAACCCAATTACTTAAAAACCTCGCCAACGAAGACCGTTTGCTACTGCTCTGCCAAATGGTCGATGGCGAAAAATGCGTCTCTGATTTCGAAGAATTACTCGATATACGCCAACCCACGCTGTCGCAGCAGCTTGGTATTTTACGCAATGCGCAATTGGTCAACACTCGGCGCGACGGCAAACGAATTTATTACTCACTCGCCAGCGACGAGGTCAAACAAGTGCTTTCCTTACTGTATATGCTGTATTGCCCAATTGATTTAAGAAGCCCCTCTGCAAAGGATGTTGAACATGCAAATTGA
- the mscL gene encoding large conductance mechanosensitive channel protein MscL — protein sequence MFKEFREFAMRGNVIDLAVGVVIGAAFGKIVDSLVKDVIMPPLGFIIGKVDFTNMFVTLVDGNKVAGPYNTLKAAQEAGAVTLNYGLFINSMISFIIVAFAIFMVVKAMNKLKREEPTAPAAEPVTPEDIVLLREIRDSLKK from the coding sequence ATGTTTAAAGAGTTTCGCGAATTTGCCATGCGCGGCAATGTCATTGATTTGGCGGTCGGTGTGGTGATTGGCGCTGCATTTGGCAAGATCGTCGATTCATTGGTTAAAGATGTGATCATGCCACCACTAGGCTTTATTATTGGTAAGGTCGACTTTACTAATATGTTTGTCACATTAGTTGACGGCAACAAAGTAGCAGGCCCTTACAATACGCTCAAAGCGGCTCAAGAAGCAGGTGCAGTTACGCTCAATTATGGCCTATTCATCAATAGCATGATCAGCTTTATTATCGTGGCCTTTGCTATTTTTATGGTCGTTAAAGCGATGAATAAACTCAAGCGCGAAGAGCCTACTGCTCCGGCAGCCGAGCCAGTTACGCCTGAAGATATCGTGCTATTGCGTGAAATTCGCGATTCGTTGAAGAAATAA